One region of Triticum aestivum cultivar Chinese Spring chromosome 6B, IWGSC CS RefSeq v2.1, whole genome shotgun sequence genomic DNA includes:
- the LOC123133249 gene encoding uncharacterized protein, whose product MNLDLVHIFARRVGAAVRAAEEPILDEPRSGGCPQRRGRGWLPVHGGNACHRAGMSSWCLPRSRVVEEKWWLGRRTPLSLVSGPPWLTPEPLAGLEVVSRLRPRHQSNNQVLDPSAAAAPPQCFAIIGGKFGMEAHRIADFVFGLALARETEANSNRFQVCILYSWCLFP is encoded by the exons ATGAATCTGGATCTGGTGCATATCTTCGCCCGGAGAGTAGGAGCAGCAGTGAGGGCGGCAGAGGAGCCCATCCTGGATGAGCCCCGCTCCGGTGGCTGCCCGCAAAGAAGAGGGCGAGGATGGCTCCCAGTTCATGGAGGAAACGCCTGTCACAG GGCAGGCATGTCTTCATGGTGCTTGCCGAGGAGCAGGGTCGTTGAGGAAAAGTGGTGGTTGGGGAGGAGGACTCCCTTGTCCTTGGTGTCCGGGCCGCCATGGCTGACGCCGGAGCCGTTGGCTGGCCTTGAGGTCGTCAGTCGTTTGCGTCCTCGTCATCAATCCAACAACCAGGTCCTCGATCCATCTGCGGCCGCTGCACCTCCACA GTGCTTCGCAATTATAGGTGGAAAATTTGGCATGGAGGCACATAGGATTGCTGATTTTGTTTTTGGATTGGCCCTTGCGAGGGAGACCGAAGCAAACTCCAACAGGTTTCAGGTGTGCATCCTCTATTCCTGGTGTTTGTTTCCCTAG